Proteins from a genomic interval of Flammeovirgaceae bacterium SG7u.111:
- a CDS encoding ATP-binding protein — MNFKNFRLGIFLRVLLLAITAVISMYLWFIQENELTAIIVGVGAIYLVSNIYHYVENTNRKLTRFLEYIKYSDFASGFSADNKLGNSFKELNDSFNEVLEAFRKARSEKEEHLQYLNTVVQHVGIGLLSFDTEGHVELLNSAACRLLHITNIVNIKDLEDINEELTEVIRQLKPGNTSLYRSVEQQLSINATEVRLKGKTFKLISLQNIQIELQQRELEAWQNLTSVLRHEIMNSITPISSLIATMHEIFDDELPEDYEEMESVNISTEVIEDVEEALSTIGRRSNALIRFVNAYKEFTHIPKPKFKHASVKQLLDSIVQLLQNDIQSKDVELKYNLVSNSMKITMDTELIEMVLINLLKNATQAVQGNEGAYVELRCDLDENNHASIKVIDNGPGIIPEALEQIFIPFYTTKKEGSGIGLSLSRQIMQLHKGSLTVQSVPNVKTEFKLTF, encoded by the coding sequence ATGAACTTTAAAAACTTCAGACTAGGCATTTTCTTGAGAGTGTTGCTGTTGGCTATTACAGCAGTCATCTCCATGTACCTATGGTTTATTCAAGAAAATGAGCTCACTGCCATCATTGTAGGCGTGGGAGCGATTTATTTGGTAAGCAATATTTACCACTATGTTGAAAACACAAACAGAAAGCTTACTCGCTTTTTAGAATACATAAAGTATTCCGATTTCGCCTCAGGATTCAGCGCTGACAACAAGCTAGGGAACAGCTTCAAAGAGCTAAATGATTCCTTCAACGAAGTATTGGAAGCTTTCAGGAAAGCCCGTTCGGAGAAAGAAGAACACTTACAATACCTCAATACCGTGGTGCAACATGTTGGAATAGGGCTACTCTCCTTCGATACCGAAGGGCACGTCGAATTGCTCAACTCGGCAGCCTGCCGTTTGCTACATATCACAAACATCGTAAATATCAAAGACCTCGAAGATATAAACGAAGAACTTACCGAGGTGATCAGACAACTAAAGCCAGGAAACACCTCGCTTTACCGATCTGTTGAGCAGCAGCTTTCCATAAACGCTACCGAAGTCAGGTTAAAAGGAAAAACATTTAAGCTAATTTCCTTACAAAATATCCAAATAGAACTTCAGCAGCGAGAACTAGAGGCTTGGCAAAACCTTACCAGTGTATTGAGGCACGAAATAATGAACTCGATCACCCCTATCTCTTCATTGATTGCTACCATGCACGAAATATTCGACGACGAGCTCCCCGAAGACTATGAAGAAATGGAATCAGTCAATATAAGTACAGAAGTGATTGAAGATGTAGAAGAAGCACTCAGCACCATTGGCCGACGCAGCAATGCACTCATCCGGTTTGTAAATGCCTACAAAGAATTCACCCACATCCCCAAACCCAAGTTCAAACACGCCTCGGTTAAACAGCTGCTAGACAGTATTGTACAACTACTACAAAATGACATTCAAAGCAAAGATGTTGAGCTAAAGTACAATTTGGTCAGCAACTCAATGAAGATCACTATGGATACCGAACTCATTGAAATGGTGCTTATTAACCTATTGAAAAATGCAACACAAGCAGTGCAAGGAAACGAAGGTGCTTATGTCGAATTAAGGTGTGACTTGGATGAAAACAACCATGCCTCCATCAAAGTAATAGACAACGGACCCGGCATCATCCCCGAAGCACTCGAACAAATATTTATACCATTCTATACCACAAAAAAAGAAGGATCTGGTATCGGTCTCAGCCTTTCTAGGCAAATAATGCAATTGCACAAAGGCTCGCTCACGGTCCAATCTGTTCCAAATGTAAAAACGGAATTTAAACTGACATTTTAG
- a CDS encoding sigma-54 dependent transcriptional regulator, whose translation MGKKVNKSGKILIVDDNEDILRAAKLFLKRHILQVDVEKNPENIPDLLQNESYDVILLDMNFTKDVASGHEGFFWMDKILEIDPSAVIVLITAYGGVEMAVRAIKEGATDFVMKPWDNDKLLATMMAALRLRQSRMEVDTLKQREKQLNADLNHGFEDIIGQSSAMLKMFETIEMVAKTDANILILGENGTGKELVARAIHRRSERANETFMSVDLGAVTETLFESELFGHMKGAFTDAREDRPGRFETASKGTIFLDEIGNLSLPLQAKLLTVLQSRTVTRVGANKPRPIDVRLICATNMALYDMVKDKTFRQDLLYRINTIEINLPPLRDRTEDVPLLAEHFLKYYVKKYNKPVRSLSPALLKRMQKYHWPGNIRELQHAMERAVIMSQGAILESEQFFFSGGNVQKTQAGSADELSLENYDLEKVEKILIRKVLQKHNGNISKAASELGLTRSSLYRRLEKYEL comes from the coding sequence ATGGGAAAGAAAGTAAATAAATCGGGAAAAATCCTGATAGTGGATGATAATGAAGATATCCTGAGAGCTGCAAAGCTTTTTTTGAAGAGACATATATTACAGGTAGATGTAGAAAAAAATCCTGAAAACATTCCTGACTTACTTCAAAACGAAAGCTATGATGTGATCTTGCTGGACATGAACTTTACCAAAGATGTAGCAAGTGGACACGAAGGCTTTTTCTGGATGGACAAGATTTTAGAAATTGATCCATCAGCCGTGATAGTACTGATCACTGCCTATGGAGGTGTAGAAATGGCCGTAAGAGCCATAAAAGAAGGTGCCACGGATTTCGTGATGAAGCCTTGGGACAACGACAAGTTACTGGCAACCATGATGGCTGCCCTCCGTTTGAGGCAGAGCCGAATGGAAGTAGATACTTTAAAACAGCGTGAAAAGCAATTAAATGCTGACCTTAATCATGGTTTTGAGGACATCATAGGGCAAAGCTCAGCCATGCTCAAAATGTTTGAGACTATTGAAATGGTAGCCAAAACAGATGCTAACATCTTGATTTTAGGTGAGAATGGAACTGGAAAAGAATTAGTAGCAAGAGCTATTCACAGAAGATCTGAACGGGCAAATGAAACATTCATGAGCGTTGATTTGGGAGCTGTAACCGAAACGTTGTTTGAAAGTGAGCTTTTTGGCCATATGAAGGGTGCATTCACCGATGCAAGGGAAGACCGACCAGGTAGATTTGAAACAGCGTCAAAAGGCACCATATTCTTAGATGAAATCGGTAACCTCTCCCTCCCACTCCAGGCAAAACTGTTGACAGTGCTGCAAAGCAGAACCGTGACTCGGGTTGGGGCAAACAAGCCTCGCCCCATCGATGTCCGTCTGATTTGTGCCACCAACATGGCACTTTATGATATGGTAAAGGACAAAACATTCCGCCAAGATTTACTTTACAGAATCAATACCATTGAAATAAATTTACCACCGTTGAGAGACAGAACGGAGGACGTCCCACTATTGGCTGAGCATTTTCTTAAGTACTACGTAAAGAAATACAATAAACCTGTTCGTTCGCTCAGTCCTGCACTGCTAAAGCGCATGCAAAAGTACCACTGGCCTGGTAATATCCGTGAGCTGCAACATGCCATGGAGCGAGCGGTGATCATGAGCCAAGGAGCGATATTAGAATCAGAACAGTTCTTCTTTAGTGGTGGAAATGTTCAAAAAACACAAGCAGGATCAGCAGATGAGCTTTCACTTGAAAACTACGACTTGGAAAAAGTCGAGAAGATATTGATCAGAAAAGTATTACAAAAACACAATGGGAACATCAGCAAAGCAGCAAGCGAGCTAGGACTAACGCGATCTTCTCTGTACCGAAGGTTGGAAAAATATGAACTTTAA